A window of Hordeum vulgare subsp. vulgare chromosome 5H, MorexV3_pseudomolecules_assembly, whole genome shotgun sequence genomic DNA:
TGGAGATGATTCAGTGCATGCTTACACCAGCTGCGCTTCAGTGAAGCCATTGTGGTGCCTAAGGGTGTCGGTCCACAGCGGGGTCATCTTGAGGGTGAGCCTGGCAGCGTAGACAGCAGCGGCGGCGACCGTGGAGGGCTTGGACTGCACCAGCCCGTACTGCAGCAGCGCCAGCTCCACGAAGAACAAGACGGTGTTCTCCATCTGCACACACATCCAGGGGAAGACGAGGGAGAAACATCAATCAGCACACAGACTCGCTGCTTTGGCAAAATGGCAAATACATCTGAAGAATTTACATGTAAAAatctgaagttctttttacctccTTGTCGCTCTTGTGGTCTGAGGAGGAAGACACGGCCTTGGCGAAGCGCACGAGGAAGACGTAGAGCATGGGCATCCTCGGGCTCCACTCGAGCCTGTTGAGGATCGCCTTCTCCATCTTTAGAATCTGCTCCCTCATGTAGGCATTGTTGGAGATCAGTATGAAATCATTCACCTCCAAGAGTACGTACGCAGACACCAGTCAAAACATGGATTCAATGAATGAACGAAC
This region includes:
- the LOC123396180 gene encoding cyclin-B1-1-like produces the protein ELQPVLRRELQLVGVSALLIACKYEEIWAPEVNDFILISNNAYMREQILKMEKAILNRLEWSPRMPMLYVFLVRFAKAVSSSSDHKSDKEMENTVLFFVELALLQYGLVQSKPSTVAAAAVYAARLTLKMTPLWTDTLRHHNGFTEAQLVDAAKILIGGHGIKLRFFGQETRQTCRWHGR